The following proteins are co-located in the Oceanimonas sp. GK1 genome:
- a CDS encoding flagellar motor protein, giving the protein MALAGLLLALGCILLAQWWHGGELSVLLDGPALLIVLGGSLGAVWLQTPWFQFRAALGALGALFAQPAWPFQEQSARLLRWSHEARQGGFLALEGRLHSDQLDTFTRQGLHWLVDGTEPAMMEQLLDNELARIEEQKELEARVFEAMGGYSPTIGIIGAVLGLIQAMSHLEDPARLGSGIAVAFVATLYGVGLANLLLLPLANRLRAIYRLELRYRELTAIGLLAIARGEGSLAVSRQLSQYQGGRQ; this is encoded by the coding sequence ATGGCGCTGGCCGGCCTGCTGCTCGCCCTCGGCTGCATTCTCCTGGCCCAGTGGTGGCACGGCGGTGAACTGTCGGTGCTGCTGGACGGCCCGGCCCTGCTGATCGTGCTGGGCGGCAGCCTGGGGGCAGTGTGGCTGCAGACCCCCTGGTTTCAGTTCCGTGCCGCCCTGGGCGCGCTGGGCGCGCTGTTTGCGCAGCCGGCCTGGCCCTTTCAGGAGCAGAGTGCACGGCTGTTGCGCTGGTCTCACGAGGCCCGTCAGGGCGGTTTTTTGGCGCTGGAAGGACGGCTGCATTCGGATCAGCTCGACACTTTTACCCGCCAGGGCCTGCACTGGCTGGTGGACGGCACCGAGCCGGCGATGATGGAGCAACTGCTCGACAACGAGCTGGCGCGCATCGAAGAGCAAAAAGAGCTGGAGGCGCGGGTATTTGAGGCCATGGGCGGCTACAGCCCGACCATCGGCATTATCGGCGCCGTGCTGGGGCTTATTCAGGCCATGTCGCACCTGGAAGATCCCGCTCGCCTCGGCAGCGGCATTGCCGTGGCCTTTGTCGCCACCCTGTATGGCGTGGGGCTGGCCAACCTGCTGCTGTTGCCCCTGGCCAACCGGCTGCGGGCCATTTACCGGCTGGAGCTGCGCTACCGGGAGCTGACCGCCATCGGCCTGCTGGCCATCGCCCGGGGCGAGGGCAGCCTGGCGGTCAGCCGCCAGCTCAGCCAGTACCAGGGAGGCCGGCAATGA
- a CDS encoding flagellar motor protein MotB: MKRRSLLPVHRDQHTERWLVSYADYMTLAFALFVMLYAVHASRSELRQPVVEGVQQALGQLGARPEHQGALERQGQPALPVSEQPAADASANRLHELSVGLGERLAPLTERQLASVEQQEDELVLTLDGSLLFAEGSALLGGNSEAVFAALLPLLVQDSHYLKIRGYADNIAVSNELYVSDWQLSAERARVVLERLAAGGVASQRLGLEAYGQYRPAERGRGEAGRALNRRVEIAVSSRRWQPPEAPAPVRTLPAGNEGGIQVYELPGGGIRITNDRMNP; the protein is encoded by the coding sequence ATGAAACGGCGTTCCCTGCTGCCGGTTCACCGCGATCAGCATACCGAACGCTGGCTGGTGTCCTACGCCGATTACATGACCCTGGCCTTTGCGCTGTTTGTGATGCTGTACGCGGTGCATGCTTCCCGCAGCGAGCTGCGCCAGCCGGTGGTGGAAGGGGTACAGCAGGCGCTGGGCCAGCTGGGGGCCCGCCCTGAGCACCAGGGCGCCCTGGAACGTCAGGGACAGCCGGCACTGCCGGTGAGCGAGCAGCCGGCGGCGGACGCCTCCGCCAACCGTCTGCATGAACTCTCCGTCGGCCTGGGTGAACGGCTGGCGCCGTTGACCGAGCGGCAACTGGCCAGCGTCGAGCAGCAAGAGGATGAGCTGGTGCTGACCCTGGACGGCAGCCTGCTGTTTGCCGAGGGCAGCGCCCTGCTCGGGGGCAACAGCGAGGCGGTGTTTGCGGCCCTGCTGCCGCTGCTGGTGCAGGACAGCCATTACCTGAAAATACGCGGCTATGCCGACAATATCGCGGTGAGCAACGAGCTGTATGTATCCGACTGGCAGCTCTCTGCCGAGCGGGCCCGGGTGGTGCTGGAGCGGCTGGCCGCGGGGGGCGTGGCGTCCCAGCGGCTGGGGCTGGAAGCTTATGGGCAGTATCGTCCGGCCGAGCGCGGGCGGGGAGAGGCGGGGCGCGCCCTGAACCGGCGGGTGGAGATCGCGGTCTCCAGCCGGCGCTGGCAACCGCCCGAGGCGCCGGCCCCGGTCCGCACCCTGCCGGCCGGCAACGAAGGTGGCATACAGGTGTATGAGCTGCCGGGTGGCGGCATTCGCATTACCAACGACAGGATGAACCCGTGA
- a CDS encoding DUF2802 domain-containing protein has protein sequence MVGETALILAVMALVLAMAAMGLAWMMWRRSQRKLEAMSTLMRELSRSRDSYRKQLEELQAANIGLGKKLTELGRQQLSLREQQQELALKDPQSKLYSRAARMVQLGADIEEIMAECDMPRAEAELLLSLHRQR, from the coding sequence ATGGTCGGTGAAACCGCACTGATCCTGGCGGTGATGGCGCTGGTATTGGCCATGGCCGCCATGGGGCTCGCCTGGATGATGTGGCGCCGCAGTCAGCGCAAGCTGGAGGCCATGAGCACCCTGATGCGGGAACTGTCCCGCAGCCGGGACAGCTACCGCAAACAGCTGGAAGAGCTGCAGGCGGCCAACATCGGTCTGGGCAAAAAGCTCACCGAGCTGGGCCGCCAGCAGCTGAGCCTGCGCGAGCAACAGCAGGAGCTGGCGCTCAAGGATCCCCAGAGCAAGCTCTACAGCCGCGCCGCCCGCATGGTGCAGCTGGGCGCGGACATCGAGGAGATCATGGCCGAGTGCGACATGCCCCGTGCCGAGGCCGAGCTGCTGCTGTCGCTGCACCGCCAGCGGTAA
- a CDS encoding ParA family protein, whose translation MIVWTVANQKGGVGKTTSVVALAGLLAQHNKRVLLIDTDPHGSLTAYLDYNSDALPATLFDLFQAPGAGRAEFGEVALATRFEGITLLPASISLATLERTSSSREGMGLVLKRLLAQVKDDFDVAIIDCPPVLGVMMVNALAACDRILVPVQTEFLALKGLERMVSTFKLMHKARKDGFNYTVVPTMYDQRTRASVQSLDSLKQQYGERVWPAVIPVDTKFRDASLRHEPPSYFARGSRGVYAYQTLLRYLWRLDGGEQPL comes from the coding sequence GTGATAGTCTGGACAGTAGCAAATCAGAAAGGCGGCGTGGGCAAGACCACCTCGGTGGTGGCCCTGGCCGGCCTGCTGGCACAGCACAACAAGCGGGTCCTGCTGATCGACACCGATCCCCACGGCTCGCTGACCGCCTACCTGGACTACAACTCCGATGCCCTGCCCGCCACCCTGTTTGACCTGTTCCAGGCCCCCGGGGCGGGACGGGCCGAGTTCGGTGAAGTGGCGCTGGCGACCCGTTTTGAGGGCATCACTCTGCTGCCGGCATCCATTTCCCTGGCGACCCTGGAGCGTACCTCCAGCAGCCGGGAAGGCATGGGGCTGGTGCTCAAGCGCCTGCTGGCACAGGTGAAAGACGACTTCGATGTGGCCATTATCGACTGCCCGCCGGTGCTGGGGGTGATGATGGTCAACGCCCTGGCCGCCTGCGATCGCATCCTGGTGCCGGTGCAGACCGAATTTCTGGCGCTGAAGGGGCTGGAGCGCATGGTCAGCACCTTTAAACTGATGCACAAGGCGCGCAAGGACGGATTTAATTACACCGTGGTGCCGACCATGTATGATCAGCGCACTCGGGCCTCGGTGCAGAGCCTCGATAGCCTGAAACAACAGTACGGCGAGCGGGTGTGGCCGGCGGTGATCCCGGTGGACACCAAGTTTCGTGACGCCAGCCTGCGCCACGAGCCTCCCTCCTATTTTGCCAGGGGCAGCCGGGGCGTGTATGCCTACCAGACCCTGCTGCGCTATTTGTGGCGTCTCGACGGAGGAGAACAGCCCTTATGA
- a CDS encoding chemotaxis protein CheW, translated as MNQRQFAALDDYFDALLEEAGPAPQVAAEPARPEPPALAYADPQEDARRRALESLLATVAELKEEEAAAAPASRAPEPELKIAPTIPADAPAFEPEVTPVAARAVTPEAVSPAPAWRNMDTEPRFQALFFEVAGMTFAVPLTHLGGIYQLSKLTSLFGKPAWFSGIMTERERQLSVVDTARWAMPGHTQDEVYQYVVTLGESHWGLACHQLKGTVQLTREQVKWRTTPGSRPWLAGMVKEKMCALLHVDALIALLEQGKNIDGHRV; from the coding sequence ATGAATCAACGTCAGTTTGCGGCCCTCGACGACTACTTCGACGCCCTGCTGGAAGAGGCCGGCCCGGCCCCCCAGGTCGCGGCTGAGCCCGCACGGCCCGAGCCGCCGGCCCTGGCCTATGCGGATCCGCAAGAAGACGCCCGTCGCCGGGCGCTGGAGTCATTGCTGGCCACGGTGGCCGAGCTGAAGGAGGAGGAAGCCGCTGCCGCGCCGGCGAGCCGGGCTCCCGAGCCGGAGCTGAAGATCGCGCCGACGATCCCGGCCGACGCCCCTGCCTTTGAGCCCGAGGTTACGCCGGTGGCGGCGAGGGCGGTCACGCCCGAGGCGGTATCGCCCGCGCCGGCCTGGCGCAACATGGACACCGAGCCGCGTTTTCAGGCGCTGTTCTTTGAAGTGGCGGGCATGACCTTTGCCGTGCCGCTGACCCACCTGGGAGGCATTTATCAGCTATCGAAGCTGACCAGCCTGTTTGGCAAGCCGGCCTGGTTTTCCGGCATCATGACCGAACGGGAACGCCAGCTCAGCGTGGTGGACACGGCGCGCTGGGCCATGCCCGGCCATACCCAGGACGAGGTCTACCAGTATGTGGTGACCCTGGGGGAGAGCCACTGGGGGCTGGCCTGCCATCAGCTGAAAGGCACCGTCCAGCTCACCCGGGAGCAGGTGAAGTGGCGCACCACGCCCGGCTCCCGGCCCTGGCTGGCGGGCATGGTAAAAGAAAAAATGTGCGCCCTGCTGCACGTGGATGCATTGATTGCATTGCTGGAGCAGGGCAAAAATATCGACGGACATAGGGTCTGA
- a CDS encoding chemotaxis protein CheW, producing the protein MSNHRNLAENLAEDEVLQWVTFRLDNETYGINVMQVQEVLRYSDIAPVPGAPDYVLGIINLRGNVVTVLDTRLRFGLMPAEISDNTRIVIIEAEKQVIGILVDSVAEVVYLKSSEIESAPNVGTSESARFIQGVCNRENELLILVDLDKLLSDDEWEELSQL; encoded by the coding sequence ATGAGCAATCATCGCAATCTGGCGGAAAATCTGGCTGAAGACGAAGTGTTGCAGTGGGTGACCTTTCGCCTCGACAACGAAACCTACGGCATCAATGTGATGCAGGTGCAGGAGGTGCTGCGCTACAGTGATATCGCCCCGGTACCCGGTGCCCCGGACTATGTGCTGGGCATTATCAACCTGCGTGGCAACGTGGTGACCGTGCTCGACACCCGGCTGCGCTTTGGTCTGATGCCGGCGGAGATCAGTGACAACACCCGCATTGTGATCATCGAAGCGGAAAAGCAGGTGATCGGCATTCTGGTCGACAGTGTGGCCGAGGTGGTTTACCTCAAGTCGTCGGAGATCGAGAGCGCGCCCAATGTGGGCACCAGCGAAAGTGCCCGCTTTATTCAGGGCGTGTGCAACCGGGAAAACGAGTTGCTGATCCTGGTGGATCTCGACAAGCTGCTGTCCGACGACGAGTGGGAAGAGCTGAGCCAGCTCTGA
- the ccmA gene encoding cytochrome c biogenesis heme-transporting ATPase CcmA: MLEANALTCVREERTLFSELSLAVSPGELVQIAGPNGAGKTSLLRLLAGLSRPYGGEVHWQGENIEQCRDSYHQELFYLGHQAGIKHELTAYENLAFFRRMHHAGSTANLWDVLARVGLAGLEDQYAGQLSAGQKRRVALARLWLGGPKLWILDEPFTAIDKHGVKVLERLFIEHTDAGGMVLITTHQDLNLCADRARILHLAPPREDAQ; encoded by the coding sequence ATGCTTGAAGCCAACGCCCTGACCTGCGTTCGCGAGGAACGCACCCTGTTCAGCGAGCTGTCGCTTGCCGTTTCGCCCGGCGAGCTGGTGCAGATTGCCGGCCCCAACGGCGCTGGCAAAACCAGCCTGCTGCGGTTGCTGGCGGGCCTGTCCCGGCCCTATGGCGGCGAGGTGCACTGGCAGGGAGAAAACATCGAGCAGTGCCGCGACAGCTACCACCAGGAGCTGTTTTATCTGGGACACCAGGCGGGCATCAAGCACGAGCTGACCGCCTATGAAAACCTGGCTTTCTTTCGCCGTATGCATCATGCCGGCAGCACCGCCAACCTGTGGGACGTGCTGGCCCGGGTGGGACTGGCGGGGCTGGAAGATCAGTATGCCGGCCAGCTCTCCGCCGGCCAGAAGCGGCGGGTGGCCCTGGCGCGGTTGTGGCTGGGCGGGCCCAAACTGTGGATCCTCGATGAACCCTTTACCGCCATCGACAAACACGGCGTCAAGGTGCTGGAGCGGCTCTTTATCGAGCACACCGACGCCGGCGGCATGGTGCTGATCACCACCCACCAGGATCTCAACCTGTGCGCCGACCGGGCGCGCATTCTTCACCTGGCACCGCCCCGGGAGGACGCCCAATGA